One window from the genome of Streptomyces sp. NBC_00287 encodes:
- a CDS encoding polysaccharide pyruvyl transferase family protein: protein MSSTVPPSRRILLRSGKSPYDVVPVEEALHRDVIATNSGNLIFSDATHKLLEVPGTEVVSNGIRTNVQAAEKINEEYDAFVVPLANAFRPSFEPMLKRLTQLITRLKIPVVVVGVGAQTGLNYDPARLKPIEPAVRAFVSAVLDKSASIGVRGEFTEKYLKDMGFRDVEVIGCPSLFMYGKDLTVAKRAPQLTAESRVAVNGSHSAVRTQGLDRVITAAHERYPHLRYIGQNLSDALQLHWRDVSGPNGKITQMPTHPDHPMYREDKARVYIDPITWIDDLREFDFSFGSRIHGNIAALLAGTPATVLCGDSRTLELCRYFDIPHQRIDELGKGEDVDPATLYAQADFSALVDGHHERFERFTGFLDRNGLQNTFTHGDSGAAFDKRMRSLSFPAGIRPWNDADPIAMAARFGFLQNRITKLTSDNAKLKKELAQSGTKATAAPAPTSVYRRARRVVGKALQSGKQ, encoded by the coding sequence GTGTCATCGACTGTTCCTCCTTCGCGGCGCATCCTCCTCAGATCGGGGAAGAGCCCCTACGACGTCGTCCCTGTGGAAGAAGCCCTCCACCGCGACGTCATCGCCACCAACTCCGGCAACCTGATCTTCAGCGACGCCACCCACAAGCTCCTGGAAGTCCCGGGCACCGAGGTCGTGTCCAACGGCATCCGGACGAATGTGCAGGCCGCGGAGAAGATCAACGAGGAGTACGACGCCTTCGTCGTGCCGCTCGCCAACGCGTTCCGGCCGTCGTTCGAGCCGATGCTGAAGCGGCTGACGCAGCTCATCACCCGGCTGAAGATCCCCGTGGTCGTGGTCGGCGTCGGCGCGCAGACCGGGCTGAACTACGACCCCGCGCGGCTGAAGCCCATCGAGCCGGCCGTGCGGGCGTTCGTCTCCGCGGTGCTCGACAAGAGCGCCTCGATCGGTGTGCGCGGCGAGTTCACCGAGAAGTACCTGAAGGACATGGGCTTCCGGGACGTCGAGGTCATCGGCTGCCCGTCGCTGTTCATGTACGGCAAGGACCTCACCGTCGCCAAGCGGGCCCCTCAGCTCACCGCCGAGTCGCGCGTCGCCGTCAACGGCTCGCACAGCGCGGTGCGCACCCAGGGCCTGGACCGGGTCATCACCGCCGCCCACGAGCGCTACCCGCATCTGCGCTACATCGGCCAGAACCTCAGCGACGCCCTCCAGCTGCACTGGCGGGACGTCTCCGGGCCCAACGGCAAGATCACGCAGATGCCGACGCACCCGGACCACCCGATGTACCGGGAGGACAAGGCCCGCGTCTACATCGACCCGATCACCTGGATCGACGATCTGCGCGAGTTCGACTTCTCCTTCGGCTCCCGCATCCACGGCAACATCGCGGCGCTGCTGGCCGGCACCCCCGCCACCGTGCTGTGCGGCGACTCGCGCACGCTGGAGCTGTGCCGGTACTTCGACATCCCGCACCAGCGGATCGACGAGCTCGGCAAGGGCGAGGACGTGGACCCGGCGACGCTGTACGCGCAGGCCGACTTCAGCGCGCTGGTCGACGGCCACCACGAGCGGTTCGAGCGGTTCACCGGCTTCCTGGACCGCAACGGCCTGCAGAACACCTTCACGCACGGCGACAGCGGAGCGGCGTTCGACAAGCGCATGCGCTCGCTGTCCTTCCCGGCCGGCATCCGCCCCTGGAACGACGCCGACCCCATCGCCATGGCCGCCCGGTTCGGTTTCCTGCAGAACCGGATCACCAAGCTGACCTCGGACAACGCCAAGCTGAAGAAGGAGCTGGCGCAGAGCGGCACCAAGGCGACCGCGGCGCCCGCGCCGACGTCCGTCTACCGGCGGGCCCGCCGCGTGGTCGGCAAGGCGCTCCAGTCGGGCAAGCAGTAA